From Bacteroidota bacterium, a single genomic window includes:
- a CDS encoding MarR family transcriptional regulator: MSKLQKDLKKSKPFELQHQEVIISILRTNELFQYRFGQLFRKFGLSQPQYNILRILRGAGEQLPSLEIASRMINVVPSITNLIDKLERKGLVQRERSEKDRRVWFVGLTAEGLALTNEMDESNLNMHIELVGHLSEQERTQLLELLEKARQSVNLGE; the protein is encoded by the coding sequence ATGAGTAAACTGCAGAAAGACTTAAAAAAATCGAAACCGTTTGAGCTTCAGCACCAGGAGGTAATCATCAGCATACTGCGAACCAACGAGCTGTTTCAGTACCGCTTCGGTCAGCTCTTCCGCAAATTTGGCCTGTCACAACCCCAGTACAACATATTGCGGATTCTTCGCGGTGCCGGCGAGCAACTCCCTTCTCTAGAAATTGCCAGCCGCATGATTAATGTTGTCCCGTCGATTACCAACCTGATCGACAAACTGGAGCGCAAAGGCCTGGTGCAGCGTGAGCGGAGCGAAAAAGACCGGCGTGTATGGTTTGTTGGCCTCACGGCAGAGGGCCTGGCCTTAACAAATGAAATGGATGAATCTAACCTGAATATGCATATAGAGCTTGTAGGGCATCTGAGTGAACAAGAGCGCACCCAATTACTAGAGCTGCTGGAAAAGGCACGGCAATCCGTAAATCTGGGAGAATAG